CGGGAGCGACCTGCTCCTCCACAGGCTCTGCGCCACACGCCGCCAGCCCCGCCACCAAAACGATCCATCGTTTTAGAATCATAGTCCTAGAATATCAGCTCGGCCTGCTGCCCGCCGCGTCCTCCCGGGCCCTCAGGCGCTGGCGCTGGCGCTCGCACCGCTCCTGCTCGGCGCGCCACCCCACGCGCGCCGCGCGCTGCGCCGCGGCCCGGAGCAGCCCCACGGCGGACTGCAGGTCTCCGCCATCGGCCAGCGCGGTGGCGACGCCCAGGGTCGCCGAGAGCCACGGCTCGCGGCTGCCGCGGAAGGTCTCCGGCGGCGAGGGAAGCACGCGCAGCACCCGCTGGAAGTGCTGCGCGGCCATCGCGTCGTCCAGCGCCTCCACCGCCTGCCACCCCGCCTCGAGCAGGTAGGGGATCGCCGCCTGTCCGTCGCCGGCCTCGTAGAGGTGGTAGCCCACGAAGGCGGCAGCCGCCCCTTCGTCGAGCGCGAGTTCGGCCGCCTGGCGGTGAAGCTCCTCGCGCACCGCGGCCGGCAACGAGGCGTAGGCCATCTCCCGGTGCAGCCGGTGAGAGGGCCGCCAGCCGGACCGCTCGAGCGTGAGAAAGCCCTGCTCGGCGAGGAAGGCCAGGGCCCCTTGCTCGGCCTGCACCTCGCTCACCAGCGTGGAGATGGTCTTGGGGGTCGAGGGGCGTCCCAGCACTGCCATGGCGTGGAGCTGCATGCGCGCGATAGCCGGAAGCCGCCCGATGCGCTGGTTGATCACCTCGGTGAGACTGCGTGGGAAGCGCACCGCCGCGTCGATGGCCAAGAGCCGCACGAGCTCGATGACCGTCATGGGGCTGCCACCCGAGGCCGCCGCCACGCGCCCCGCATCCCCCGCGATGCGCGCCCGGTCGAGGAGCAGCGTGGCGAGCTCGGTCGCTTCCTTCGAGCTCAGAGGCGGCACGGTCAGCGTCCGCGTCGTGTCGGGCCAGAGGAGGAGCAGCTGCGGCTCCTGCGTCACCACCACGTGCAGCGGGTGGTTGCCGGGCGTCAACGTGGCCAGCGCGGCCACCAGCTCTTGCGACGGGGCGTCGAAGCGGTCCAGGTCCCGGAAGACGAGGAGCATCGGCCGCCGCTGCGTCCCCGAGCGCTGCAGCGCCCTCCAGGCCTCCGCGCGGCGGGCGCGGCGCACGTCCGCCGGGTCCTTCGGGCGCGGCCCGAGGCCGAAGAACTCCACCAGCCCCCGGCGGTGCGCGGCCTCGAACCCGCTCGCGGTCGCTGCAGCCTCGAGCTCCCCCTCGTTCGCCGGCGGGTCCGACAGCCCGAGCAGCTGCGCCGCCGCGCGCTGAAGGGGCCCGAGCGGAGCGAACCCGGGGAGCATGTCGGGCTCGCACCAGACCACGCCAAACCCCGCCCGCTCGGCCATCCGCGCCGCCTCACGCGCCAGCCTCCCCTTGCCCATTCCGCTGGCCCCGATGATGCGCAGGTACTGGCCCGCCGCGGGCCCGACGAAGAGCTCCCGCAGGCGGTCGAGCTCCGCCCCCAAGCCCACCATCGGCACGTCCCACCCGAGGGCGGGGCGGGGCGTGATGCTCGAGGTCGGCGCGAGGCGGATCTCCCCGGACGCGTCGTCCGAGGCCTGGAGCGCGGTGATCATCTCCGGCGGGAGGATCTCTTCGATGCTGTGCGCTCCCGACCGCAGCTCCTGACCGCACCCGCTGCACTGCCGTTCCGTGAGGCGCATCGGCCGACCGCACTCGGGGCAGGTGACCAGCGCGCGACCCTCGTCCTCTCCCGGCTCGGGTCGCTGGCGGGCCAGCACGAGTCCCTCGAGCACCTGCCGGAACTCCGTCGCGCTCGCGAACCGATCGGTCGGCGACTTGCGCAGAGCGCGCATCACCAGGGCGTCCAGGTACGGCGGGATCAGCGCGTCGCTCCGGACCGTGGACGGGCGCGCGGGGGTGAGGGTGACCTGGCTCAGGAGCGTGTCGGGAGCCGTCGCCCCGAGGAAGGGATTGGAGCCCGTCAGCGTCTCGTAGAGGATGACGCCCACCGAGTACAGGTCCGAGTGCAGCGTCAGCTCGTGCCCCTGGGCCTGTTCGGGGGACATGTACGCGGGCGTGCCGCACACGTGCCCGTGAGCGGTGATCCGCGCCTCGTCGGGATTCTGCCCCGCCGTGGCCATGCCGAAGTCGAGCACCTTCACGAAGTCGAGCTGGTCCGCCTGCGCGATGAGGTAGATGTTCTCGGGCTTCAGATCCCGGTGCAGCACCCCCAGGCGGTGGGAGGCCTCGAGCGCGGCGAGGAGCTGCCGCGCGATGTGAATGGCGCGACGCACGCCGAGGTAACCGACGGAGGCCAGCACCTCGGCGAGCGACTCGCCGCTCAGGTACTCCATCACGAGGTAGGTCAGCCCCGGCGTCGAGCGGAAGTCCAGAATGGAGACGATGTTCGGGTGGTCGATCTGGCTGGCCAGCCGCGCCTCGTTCTCTAGGCGGCGGCGCGCCGTGGTGTCGGCGGCCAGGCTGGGGTGCAGGATCTTCACGGCCACCGCGTGCCCGAGCCCCTCCACCTCGGCCCGATAGACGGCGCCCATCGCGCCGGTCCCAACGAGATACCGCAGCCGGTAGCGCCCGTCGAGAACCTGCCCCACCGCGGCCAGGGTATCGAAGAACGCCACCTCTCCGAGCACCGTCCCGCACTGGCTGCAGAAGCGCTGGTCGTCGGTCGTGGGCTTGCCGCAGCGGGGGCAGGTCATCGAAGCCGTCCCCTACCGTGCGGCACGCGACCGACCGTTCGCCGCGGACCCATCAGCACGCGATGCGGGGCAGGTGGTCTATCGGACTCCCCGTGCGCCCCTCGACGTCGGGGAGGAGCAGGAGCCCACCCCAGCAGTACATGGGGCAGCTTCGCGCGTAGGTCCCCGGCTGCGGCTCCCCTTGCCCCGTGAGGGCCGAGTAGTTCTCGTGGATGTGACCGTGTCGCTCCCATTCGCCGTCGAAGAGGGCGCGGCACTGCTCGGCGAGCTGCGACGCGAGCGCCGGGCTGCTCTGCCGCAGGCCGGCCCAGACCAGAAAGCTCATCGGTGGCCAGATGCGACCCCGCCAGTAGTCTCCGTCGCCGTCGTAGTCCGGGGCGTTGCGCGCGAGGGACGGGAGTACCGGCGGACGCCAGAAGGTCTCGTGCTGCGCGAGCACACGCGTCACGGTCTCCTGGGCGCGGTCCGCCGGAGCCAGCCCCGCGGCGAGCGGATAGAAGGCCGTCGGAGTGAGCGCCCCGCCGCGCCCCCAGTCGAGGCGCAGGTTGTGATACCGGCCGTCCTCTCCCCAGAGGTGCTGGTTCACCGCGGCGTGAATGCGCCGGTAGTCGGCGCGGTAGGGTTCGGGGTCCTCGCCGATGAGCTCCGCGAGTCCCGCGAGGCAGCGCGCCGAGAGCGCGCCGAGGCTCGTGAGATCCAGACAGGCCTGGCCGAGTCGCCGCCCCACCGGGTCGAACCCCAGCTCCTCCCACATCGGCGAGTCGTCGAGCCCCGACTCGTACGCGGCACCGACCCAGCCCGAGATGTGCAGCGGGTTGCCGTCGGTGACGAGGCCGTCCGCGCCGCCGTCGCTCCACGCGAGCAGCCCCTCGCCCCCGCCTCGCCGGTGCTCCATCAGCCAGCGATGTCCGCGTGCGAGCGCGGGGAAGACCTCGGCCGCGAAGTCGGCGTGGCCGTCGTAGCAGAGGTACCAGGCCGCGAGCGGCAGGAGCGGCGGCCCCGTTCGCGTCGAGCGATGCGGTCCCAACCTGAGCCCCGGCACGCGCCCGCTCTCCTCCGTGTCGGCGAGCACCGCCCGCAAAAGCCCGCGCCCGAGGGCCGGGGTCGCGCGCGCCACGAGGAGCACCGACAGCGCCACGTCCCAGGTGAACGAGAGCGGGCCGCTGGCCTGCTCCGCGCAGCCGGTGACGCGGGCCAGCATCTCGACCCAGGCCCGGTTCACGGGCAGGTAGACGTCGCGGCGCTGCTCGTCGAAACAGACGTTCCAGCGCACGGCGTGGCCCATGCGCGCCGGACCGCTCAGCTGGTCCTTGCCGTAGTAGGTCACGTACGAGGTCGCCTGGCGCAGCCGCTTCAGCGCCTTTGCCACCTGGATCGTCTCGGGCATGCGCCCCACGGCGACGAAATTCTCGCCCGGGGCGAGCCGCACCCGCCCGCCGGTGACCACCGGACCGTCGGCGAGCGCGATCGTCCTGAGCGGCGCCCCCGGCTCCCCCCCCGTGGCCTCGAGCTCGCACTCGATCCCCTCGGCGAGGCGCAAGCAGCGCGCGAGCACCAGCAGCACCCCCTGGCGCATCACCGGGTCGTCGCTTGGGCCACAGGCCAGGCTCCGCGAATCCGCCACGAGGAGCTGTAGATGCGCCTCGGGCCGGTCGAGCTCGAGCTCGTGGCAGCCGTCCTGTGTCCAGCAGCCGAGACGCAGCCCTCCCGCGAGCTCGGGCAGGTCGTGGTGTCCCAGGTGGCGGGGGGGCGCCGCGAGCGGCTGTCCGACGTTCGGGCCGAAGCGCTCCAGCGTCCGTCCGTTCCGCCGGTCGACGAGGCGCAGGACGACGCGATCTCCGGTCCGCGTATCCAGCGCCTCCGTGGTGCTACGCGGCGACCACAGCCTCCAGCCCCATTTCCAGTCGTTCTGTTCCATCGCTCTCGTCGGCCCGAGGGACCCCGTGCGCGTCAGCTACCGCTGAACTGTACTCCGTCGAAGCGCAGGCTGGGAATGGCCCACGCGCTGTAAGGATAGGGGTCGTTGCCGACGGCCTCGAGCCGATGCCAGAGGGAGGTGTGCGAGTCGGTGACGTTCATCTCGTTCACCGGCCGCACGCGCTTGCCCTTCTCGACGAGGAAGCCGCTCACGCCGAAGGAGAAGTCCCCGCTCGCCGCGTTCGCGTTGCCCCCGAGGAAGCCGGTCACGAGCACGCCGCGGTCGACCCCGGCCGTGAGCGCGTCGAGGTCCAGGGTTCCCACCGGCAGGACGAGGTTGCTCGTGCTCCCCGAGGTGGGCGCCATCCCCAGCTTGCGACCGTAGTACACGTCCACGAGGTAGGCCCGCAGCCGCCCCTGCTCGACCAGCGGAAAGCGCCGCGCGCGCAGCCCGTCCCCGTCGAAGGTGCGCGAGCCGATCCCCCGCGGCACGAGCGGATCGTCCACCAGCGTCAGCCGTTCGCCACCTATCGCCTCGCCGAGCTTCCCCTCGAAGCAGGACCGTCGCTGCTGCAGCGCCCCGCCGGCGAGCGGCTCCAGCAGCGAGCTCACGAGCCTCGCCGCGGCCCGGTTCTCCACGAGGAGCGTCATGCGCTGGCTCTCGACCTTCGTCGAGCCGATCCGCTCGAGCGCCCGTCGCGCCGCCTCCTCGCCGATCCCGCGCGGGTCGGGGAGCGCCGCCAGGTGCCGCGCGCCCGCCCAGGCGTAGTCCTCGGGGCGACGGTCTCCCTCCTCGCGGACGGTGACCTGCGCGCTCACCGCGAACCAGGTCGTGCGGTGCGTCCCGCGAAACCCGTTCGAGTGGAGCTGCAGGGCCTCGCTCGCCTGCGAGCTCACCTCTGCCACCGCCGAGACCACGCGCTCCCCCGCCGCGCGCGCCGCGTCCTCGGCGAGCACCGCCATGGCGAGGCGCTCGTCCACGCTCAGCCGGTCGTACCCCGGGTCGAAGAGGTCGAGCTCCACTCCCGGCGTCGGCCCGTAGAGCTCGGGGTCAGCCAGCCTCCGGTGCGGATCGGGGGCCAGCGTGCGCGTCATGGCGAGGCACTCGTCGCAAAATCGGTCGAGCGCGTCGCGCTCGAGGAAGCTCGTGCTGTTCGCCGAGTAGCGCCCGTCGAGGTAGAGCGACAAGGTCAACCCGCGGCTCGTCGAGGCCTGGAGGCTCTCGACCTTCGCCTGTCGTCGCCGCAGCTTGACGAAGCGCGCGCGCGACAGCGAGACGGCCGCTTGCGTCGCCCCCCGCTTCAGGGCGCGCTCCATCAGCTCTTCGGCCAGCTTGCTCGAGGTGGCATCGATCATCGTCCGCTCCTCATCCGACGCCACCGACGGTGATGGCCGAAACCTTCACCGTGGGCATGCCGAGCGACACGGGCACGCTCTGGCCGTCCTTGCCGCAGGTCCATCCTCCCTGGTCGAGCTCCAGGTCCGTACCCACCATCACCACGTCGCGCAGCACCTGCGGTC
This Deltaproteobacteria bacterium DNA region includes the following protein-coding sequences:
- a CDS encoding protein kinase; the encoded protein is MTCPRCGKPTTDDQRFCSQCGTVLGEVAFFDTLAAVGQVLDGRYRLRYLVGTGAMGAVYRAEVEGLGHAVAVKILHPSLAADTTARRRLENEARLASQIDHPNIVSILDFRSTPGLTYLVMEYLSGESLAEVLASVGYLGVRRAIHIARQLLAALEASHRLGVLHRDLKPENIYLIAQADQLDFVKVLDFGMATAGQNPDEARITAHGHVCGTPAYMSPEQAQGHELTLHSDLYSVGVILYETLTGSNPFLGATAPDTLLSQVTLTPARPSTVRSDALIPPYLDALVMRALRKSPTDRFASATEFRQVLEGLVLARQRPEPGEDEGRALVTCPECGRPMRLTERQCSGCGQELRSGAHSIEEILPPEMITALQASDDASGEIRLAPTSSITPRPALGWDVPMVGLGAELDRLRELFVGPAAGQYLRIIGASGMGKGRLAREAARMAERAGFGVVWCEPDMLPGFAPLGPLQRAAAQLLGLSDPPANEGELEAAATASGFEAAHRRGLVEFFGLGPRPKDPADVRRARRAEAWRALQRSGTQRRPMLLVFRDLDRFDAPSQELVAALATLTPGNHPLHVVVTQEPQLLLLWPDTTRTLTVPPLSSKEATELATLLLDRARIAGDAGRVAAASGGSPMTVIELVRLLAIDAAVRFPRSLTEVINQRIGRLPAIARMQLHAMAVLGRPSTPKTISTLVSEVQAEQGALAFLAEQGFLTLERSGWRPSHRLHREMAYASLPAAVREELHRQAAELALDEGAAAAFVGYHLYEAGDGQAAIPYLLEAGWQAVEALDDAMAAQHFQRVLRVLPSPPETFRGSREPWLSATLGVATALADGGDLQSAVGLLRAAAQRAARVGWRAEQERCERQRQRLRAREDAAGSRPS
- a CDS encoding TldD/PmbA family protein, whose protein sequence is MERALKRGATQAAVSLSRARFVKLRRRQAKVESLQASTSRGLTLSLYLDGRYSANSTSFLERDALDRFCDECLAMTRTLAPDPHRRLADPELYGPTPGVELDLFDPGYDRLSVDERLAMAVLAEDAARAAGERVVSAVAEVSSQASEALQLHSNGFRGTHRTTWFAVSAQVTVREEGDRRPEDYAWAGARHLAALPDPRGIGEEAARRALERIGSTKVESQRMTLLVENRAAARLVSSLLEPLAGGALQQRRSCFEGKLGEAIGGERLTLVDDPLVPRGIGSRTFDGDGLRARRFPLVEQGRLRAYLVDVYYGRKLGMAPTSGSTSNLVLPVGTLDLDALTAGVDRGVLVTGFLGGNANAASGDFSFGVSGFLVEKGKRVRPVNEMNVTDSHTSLWHRLEAVGNDPYPYSAWAIPSLRFDGVQFSGS